A genomic stretch from Arachis stenosperma cultivar V10309 chromosome 3, arast.V10309.gnm1.PFL2, whole genome shotgun sequence includes:
- the LOC130966587 gene encoding acyl-CoA--sterol O-acyltransferase 1-like — translation MEGDIIMVIKVNISVVISLCYCYWIGRSISAGTRRLLFLAPIICFFLFIPFNFSSVHLRGNTGFFFAWLGTFKLILFAFNKGPLSSDPSISLGRFVASASLPIKIQQNQPHIRSKTSQDGKTPPPPDPSKHSKSSHFVTNPSSETPKTNGQSKEKTSPTNPSKGHTPLLPYAIKAILLASLVKLYDYSHQIHPKVIFGMYCFHIYFMLELLLATFAALARTMGMELEPQFNNPLLSTSLQDFWGRRWNLMVTSILRPAVYQPSLKATINVVGPSWAPLPAVFATFVVSGIMHELILYYMGRMPPTLRMMEFFVLHGLCLMVEIVLKKTLGSTRRLPRLVSGLLTFGFVAATSFWLFLPEFVRCRIDVMAFEDYAALGAFVKNLSAAF, via the coding sequence ATGGAGGGTGATATTATCATGGTCATCAAGGTGAACATTTCAGTTGTGATATCTTTATGCTATTGTTATTGGATTGGAAGATCAATCTCTGCAGGAACAAGAAGACTTCTCTTTTTAGCTCCTATCATATgcttcttcctcttcatccCTTTCAACTTCTCAAGTGTGCACTTGAGAGGCAACACTGGATTCTTCTTTGCATGGCTTGGAACCTTCAAACTCATTCTCTTTGCCTTCAACAAAGGTCCCTTGTCCTCTGATCCATCAATTTCTTTAGGACGTTTTGTAGCTTCTGCTTCCCTTCCTATCAAGATCCAACAGAATCAACCACACATCAGATCTAAAACCTCTCAAGATGGCAAAACCCCACCACCTCCAGATCCATCAAAGCATTCCAAAAGTTCACATTTTGTAACCAATCCATCTTCAGAAACGCCAAAAACCAATGGCCAGAGCAAAGAAAAGACATCTCCTACCAACCCCAGCAAAGGTCACACGCCACTTTTACCATATGCAATAAAGGCCATTCTTTTGGCTTCTTTGGTGAAACTGTATGATTACAGTCATCAGATCCACCCAAAAGTCATTTTTGGCATGTACTGTTTCCATATTTACTTCATGTTAGAGCTTCTGTTAGCTACTTTTGCTGCACTGGCTAGAACCATGGGGATGGAGCTGGAGCCACAATTCAATAATCCACTACTCTCCACTTCACTCCAGGACTTCTGGGGCAGAAGGTGGAACCTCATGGTCACCAGCATTTTACGCCCGGCAGTTTACCAGCCGTCACTGAAAGCCACAATTAATGTGGTTGGTCCCAGCTGGGCTCCATTGCCAGCAGTTTTTGCAACTTTTGTGGTATCAGGGATAATGCATGAGCTGATATTATACTATATGGGGAGGATGCCACCCACCTTGAGGATGATGGAGTTCTTTGTCCTTCATGGATTGTGTTTGATGGTGGAGATTGTGTTAAAGAAGACACTTGGATCCACGCGGCGGTTGCCGAGATTGGTATCCGGACTGTTGACCTTTGGATTTGTTGCTGCCACCAGCTTTTGGTTGTTCCTGCCTGAGTTCGTCCGCTGTCGCATTGATGTCATGGCGTTTGAGGATTATGCTGCCTTGGGAGCATTTGTCAAGAATCTCAGTGCTGCATTCTGA
- the LOC130966588 gene encoding structure-specific endonuclease subunit slx1: MRTISGAFRSIKRPNLNPNLSKSSPPTASTSHLNFNSEPKSESWCVYLILSTNHPIKTYVGVTTNFPRRLKQHNGKLKGGAKASRAGRPWICACLICGFADRSEACVFESKWKDFSRKSPRKSKDGSSSKQIEDPSRPLLQHRQAALNRVKSSLDCSHLEINWHLDPS; the protein is encoded by the exons ATGAGAACGATATCGGGGGCATTTCGCTCCATCAAACGCCCAAATCTAAACCCTAATTTATCCAAATCCTCACCTCCTACTGCTTCCACATCACACCTGAATTTCAATTCCGAACCAAAATCGGAGTCTTGGTGCGTTTATCTGATCCTCTCCACCAACCACCCAATCAAAACCTACGTTGGGGTCACAACCAATTTCCCTCGCCG ATTGAAGCAGCATAACGGCAAGCTTAAGGGTGGTGCAAAAGCATCCCGTGCTGGAAGGCCATGGATTTGTGCATGCCTCATTTGTGGTTTTGCAGACCGGAGTGAAG CTTGTGTGTTTGAATCAAAATGGAAAGATTTCTCAAGGAAATCTCCCCGCAAAAGTAAAGATGGCAGCAGCTCCAAACAGATTGAAGATCCCTCACGTCCGTTGCTGCAACACAGGCAAGCAGCTTTAAATAGAGTGAAAAGCTCACTTGACTGCTCTCACTTAGAAATTAACTGGCATTTAGATCCATCGTGA